ATGTCAATTTACAAATCCTCATTGGACATAGAACACAGCTGCTAATATACCTCTCATGTCTATAGAAAACTGCAAATACCTTGAGTGGCAGCGAGTTCCAGCGCGCAAAGGAAAACAACGCTGCAATTATGCGCGCAAAACAGGCAGCGGGTAAGCGCGCCCAGAAGTGTTACGTCTGTTGCATTAGGGCTTGGATGTGCTAACGCATTTCGCCTTTAACTACAGCTGACGCGAGAAAGGCAGCcgaagcagcagcagcaaggaaaaagaagtgACGGCCCATTACGGAGTTGGTCAGCAGCCTTTTTCACCAGCAATCCCGATCTCAGCCGCGCTGCTGTCCCATCATTATCTTCATCCCTTTGGCCGTCATGCTCCGGTTCGGTGCATAATATCACTTCCCCAACCTCATAGAACCCTTAGACCTTGGCTACCTGGTCAAGTCTGTTGCATGGATTGCTACCCTGGATGAACGCGGTGACTATATCATATTCTGTCAGAGGGACGGAGGTTGGCTATAAGCCCATCGGTTTGCCGTTCCGTGTGTTGATGGGGTATTTTGGAGTCGTTGGCGCGTTTTACTCGTTTACTAGAGCATTTTTACAATTAGCGAGGCGTTTCTTTCAGCATATGGCGTTCAGTCTACGTTGTAAATTCAACCGATACACTGGATCATTCTTCTAGGAGGACATGAGGTCTATGACGACAAGGGACCAAACTAACTACTCGTTTGCTACCAGACATGACCAGGTTCGAGCCTCGATCAACAGTTACAGTTGTGCTGTTATGCTGCCAGTTCGCCGCTCGACCAACATGCCTTTGCCCTGGCCATCCATGTCCTCCACGATTCTTTGGACTCGCTTTTGGCAGTGTGAGCCAGCGTATCCACTGCGACGAGACGAGTTTGTGTTGCCTCCTCCAGTCCACATAGCTGACACCAAACAGTTTCCACCACATCAAATCTCGTAGTAGCCAGGTGCACAAACGTCCAAAGACTCTCGCCTTCCCAGCGGACGTGCACTCCAAACTTGACAGCTTTGTTTATGATAGCCAGTAGTGTTTCTCTGTACGAAATAGTTTCCAGCAAATAGAGCAGAAACATCCAGCCGGATATATCCGCTGGATGGGCGAGACACCAATCCAAAGCCTTTTCGGTGATGAGTAAAGCCAATTGGGCGGAGCTCTCCGCCCTGTCCTCGCTTTCGTTCAGTGTGTCAGTCAAGGCCACATGAAGCCGGCGCATATAGTTAAAAGCATAGTAATTTTTGGGATGGAGCTCCCCTGAGCGAAGTACAACGGCAAACTCGGCCTGGAACATTTCCCGAAACTCTGCCGTCGTATCAAGCATACTTTGACTGGGCTCTTGTCGCTGCAGAACGGCAGTTTGTGGTAGTTGAACTGTTGGGCCTGGCCGCCGGAGTTTATCCATCTGGTTCAAGATCCATAGACGGTGTTGCCATAGTGTTGGAGACTTGGTGTGCCGATGTAGAGGAGAACATAGATAGGTCGTCATGAGAGAGAGTTCTGTTTTCAGGGCGTGGACCAGGCTCTCGAGACCAGCTTCTTCCGTACTGTGAAGATCCTGGCCCTTGATCAAGGCATCAAGTCGTCTTTTCCGCCAGTTGCATGCGGTGATATGTTCACAGTCAAAAAGCAGGATGATTTGAGATGCAATCGAAACTTCATCTTTTGTAATAGCATCTGGGCACTTCATTCCCGGAGCATCAAGGTCGGCCATAGAGCCCAAATGCTTGAAGAAGATACATCTGGCAGTCACAAAGGCCTGTTCCAAATATTTCTTGGTGATGCCTATCGAACACCCATCTTGAAGGAGTGGGCCAACCTGCGGTGGCAGAATCTCAATTTCAAGAATGCGAGTGTCTCTGCTTCTGAAAATCCGAGAAATTTCTTGGTACGCATCTTCTGTAGTAGACATTTGGGTGTCCCTGTTATCTGGACCACATTGGCAGTGTAAATCTCAGAAATTCCGTCTCTCCATCGTGTTGTATAGCATGGCAATAGTGCCAGGCGATTGATTGTTATCGTTTGTTTAGTGGTACCGCCAATGGGCGGAACGCACAGATCGAGGCCACCTTGACAACGTCATTTCGATCACAAGTCCCCCCCCTTCAAGCCTCACAAATGCGATTCTAAAATCGTGTTCACCTC
The Aspergillus fumigatus Af293 chromosome 4, whole genome shotgun sequence DNA segment above includes these coding regions:
- a CDS encoding 4F5 domain protein → MTRGNQRDRDREKALKAKAKQKTANTLSGSEFQRAKENNAAIMRAKQAAADARKAAEAAAARKKK